The genomic interval TTGATTCGTATGCTACATACATGTGTGTGTTTGATATAGTACTAGTTAGCAATATTGCCAAAATTTTGCCTACAATGCATGCTTAAGTCAAGCCTGCGGAGATGTACAATTTTTGGGTTTAAAAATACCTTTAGCTATGTAGAATGTAAGGAGACATATTAAAAGAGTACtattatttattacaaaaacTCCTCGAAATACAAATAttgttcttttaaaataaaataaattaaaatattgtgttaTGATATTATTCACAAAACAATTGCAAACAGAATAAGCAAATGAGATTATTCgtggttttttttattagattattaatattatttgtaataatagtaaaaaaaaatgtaaacgaTCTATATTCATTCGTCATTATTCTCTATTTATTTAAGATTTCTCAAATATTAATCCTTTACACATTCCACTTTAGATTTAtgattttagaaaaagaatgaCTTTTTATTTGAGTGTAGATTGACAAAattctatatttatatattattttaatcttttggtttttttaaaattgaattctAGTTTTAAAGTTTTCATTGTAGTTTTAAAATTCGgctaaattatttatataagttaatcaaaaattatattagttaaaatttaaatttgatgttttcgataaattaaaactttattaaatctttttaacaatatatatatatatatatatatatatatatatatatatatatgtgtagaAATATACCTTTGATAAAAATGTTAGACATTTTTTAATGTCTATTATTTGAAATAGGTCATATtctacttataaaaaaaactattaaatttgataaatcaacctctatatatatctatatatatatatatatatataatttattaacattattatttgttagtaacttaatatttattgaataaattttattaatttttatacttataattttattaactttagtttaaccgtaaaatatacaattttaatataaaatagattttagaATACACCAGACTTTTAGAAAAAGTTAAGTCgaaaaaatgtttatatatgCTGCAAATCAAAAAAACGGTTTATGATATGCtgtaaatcaaatttaattttaaaaaaagaatgtaGATGAGATATGGTCTATTCTCACCCTACACAcgatgataaataaaaaaaaaaaaaaaaaaaaaaaaaaaaaaaaagcagctGGGCAGTGGTACACCGATCAATAAAACttttacaaagaaaaatattttacgaaactaacatttgaattttgaattgaaatttcATCTTTATAACGAGGGTGGAGGGGTGTGGGTGGAGGGGTACTTaggtaatttaaattataataaagggATGAATGTGGGTAGTAGTAAAAACGGTGGTGTAGGAAGCACTTAACCTTATAAACAACATTAAAAGGCCCAGTGTTTTTCGTTGATGGACATGAGGCCTGCACATTCCCTATGATCGAACACTTTATTCCTTTTAAACGACATCGTTGTATAAGGTAGCCACAGCACTAGACTTCAGATTCCTTCAACTAAACCATAGAAAATAGCAAAGTGCTTTTGTTTGATATCCGTCAATATGCAAATAACGCGATGGCGAAACTTTTTGTCCATGAAGAATCACATTATTCCCTCCGTTTCGCATTTCTCTGCTTTTCATTCCACTCCTTGTTCCTGTCATAAATGGAAGAGTAACCCCGTGAGttttcaattttcttatttCAAAACGGAATTTCGCATTGTTTCTTGTGTAATGAGGAAAATAGGGTAGAATTTAATTCTGTAATAGTATATTGATTAGTTAGAAACAGTTACAAAATAGGAGAAGTTTTACATACATACTTAAACTTACAAACTCTGCTGgcattattctattttattttagtgaatttggaacctttttttttgttgttgtgaatttgttATGATTATCCACAACTTTGGCAAAAAAGGTTGGAAATTAAtgcaatgttttttttttgggatCCTTGCAGGATATAGGAGGACAGAAACCATCTAAGGTATGCCTTGCAGCATTTAATTTTAGAACAAAAATCATGACTACTTAGCTTCATTTTCTGTAGGTGATATGGtgcatatttattatttgtttttgtgttgTTAAGTACAAGcaatttatgaagaaaaaaataaggaaGCATTTTATAGGTTACAGAGCAGTCAACTAGAGTAAATTATGCAAGGCAgtctattgttattttttatttttctccattAGTATATTGGTTGTCATGTTTGCATATCACCTCAATTTTGAATGAGATCTTGAAGCCTCAGTGCAATTTGAATTGAAGAAGAAGTTTCTGTGGCTATGCATAGATTCAATTATTCTAGGCCTCCAGTCGCATatggttaattattttttgggtCATGCTAATAAGTGCCCAAGTGGTAGGGCACTTGTTGAGGAAAccaaaaaggaaataaaaaataaaatcacactttttacaatttcaaaatatgaattacACAAATTCCAATACATTTTTTCTACCTTTAAACTCTTAACAAGTGCCCATATCTACCATTTCCCTTATTTTAAAACTCTTAACATTTTTTTCTAGCATTCccctaattttttaaatctacTTATGAACAATATGCAACATATTTTTCTAAAGGTCATTATTTAATACCATGACAGGTGCCATGTGCGAATGGTCTGAATCTGGGTCTTACTAAATTTCCTAATAAGAAGATATCTGAGATCAGAACAAAACAAGTGAATGAATTGCATCAATTTTTAATTGGATAGAGCAATTTGGGCACTTCCAGTTGTGTGTCTCTTATACTGTTATACACATTAACACACGATGCCACCTGAGTTTTGCAGAACCTATTAAACTATTTctgtaaatttaatattttctgcACCTTACACTAGGCATGCATTGAAAATGCAATTTCCCTTTATAGATGACGGGTTCATGctctaattaaaataaaagaaaatggggGAAGGGGTACAATGGTGGAACTGTGGAAGAACACACACATGTTGTACTATATTTTTTTCCGTCATCATTTCCTGTTTTATTCACTATATAGAGTGTGGACTGCTTATTCAATGTATGCTGTCTTTGGcgtacttaatttttttacgaATCCTTGGATTTTCAATAGCTCGAGTGTTCTGGTTGATATTTTTCTGatatatatgttataattaAGCAATGACTGATGACTCAAAGCACTACAAAAATCTGTAGTGTGTTTGTTCCTTGAGAAGTGAAGTTGTGAATACAACATTCCCATGCTACGCATAAGCtttgaacaaatatttattcGTACAATTCATTTCCAAGAAATTTTATTCTATGTGAATCAGTGGTTCAGTTCTATAGATTTCTCATTTCTCAAGCTCAAGCAATTTTGAGCTATGATCTGTATTCTGTAATCTCCGTTGGAACTCGTGAGGAGTTTGGATAGGAATTTGTTTTGCTTGTAGGTTAGGATTGATCTATAGTTGATTCTTTATTGCTCTTCATGTAACTCTTGTGGGGAAAACCTTGCTTATTTGACATCCTTGTAATTATTGATATAGTTCTCACAGATTCTGGAAATGTCAATTTCAGAATCAAATCAAATTTGTTACCCGTCAAAAGCGTGCTGATGCAAAGAAAGCTCTAAAACATCTCCTTTACAATAGTGGATCCTCTAAATTTTCATTTGAGGTATGCTCTCAACAAAGCAACTTTGTCATTTTatgttactatttttattatcttttattttattttctgttgcAATGATTGCTTAATTGTTTGTGCATGGGCATAGTTTGTGGATTAAATATTAAAGTGAGATGGATTGCAGATGCAAAAACTTGTCccttttcaaataatatttttgtactATTTAGATGGGATTTTCATCACGAGTTTGTCAGCATTGCCCATAGTCATAGATAACAAATGTAGGATGGGAAATTATGAACAGAATCAACAACAAATATGCATTCTCTCTGTGTGTCTGCGTGTATGAGCGTGCGTGCATGATACAAGCATAAAATAATACTAGAATTTTTAACCGATAATTGCAGTTTAAagctaaaaatatatatgctgAGTGTATCCTGTCAACCAATTTGGATATTATTTGGAAAAGTAAAGGCTTATTTCTCTGATTTGACAAGCAGTGGCTGCATATTCATGCCCTCCCGGCTCCCACTAATAATCATATAGATGCTAATGAactaatttttatatgaataaagTGCAGTCTGTCCTTTTTCAGACATGCGGATAATGTTCTTACTTGCACCTTAACACCTCATACTGTGTtctattgtaatattttatatatcataGTTACTGTAAAAAAAACTGCAATGGCAATGTTTTAATGGTGTACATTCTCCTAGGACAAAGAAACAAAACGGAAACATGATGGAAACTCTGGGGATCGTTCAAATAGCTATTCCAATAATGGTCAACCAAAGTCTGGCCAACGGTTTGGTGGAAAACCACAAAAGAAAACTACAAGTGAGTTCCTTTCGGTTTACATTTTCTATTTCTGGTTATAAGTTTAGGATCTTGTTTAAATTACTTTGATAAAAATGCATAAAACTCTTGTCATTGAGGCAAATTACTAGAATTATGTTGCTATAAAGTTTAATATGAAAAGGCTACCTTTACTTTCTCTGTCAAAGATTGTGTTAGTAAGTTTCTCCATTTTGAGCAATATCGATAACATTTCGAATCGCGGAAATTATGACAAATTcactcaatttttatttcatgtCCTGGAAGTTAGGAAAGTACACACTTTCAGCAAAATATATAGCTTTAGAGTGAAATCattatagttaaaaattaattacgATTTGGCACACATTTTAGTCATCACACAGTTTATTATCTGTACATTCTAGACCAGTAAATATTCTGAACATGGATTAAACAAGTTTTGTTATGCCACTTGTTCCTCTGAATATTTCTTAAATTTTGTTCACTTCCCTAACTATTGATCTCCAATCTATGTTCAGGAAAAATCAGAAGAGAAAGTTTCTGTGAGGATGTTGATGGCCATCCTGAACAAATATTTCAGGCAACATTTGGTAACAGATGGTATACGTGGTCCTTCAGCAATATGCGGGGATCTTCTTCTGAACAATCCACATACGGGTTTGAATGGCGAGAAAATGCAAGTAGGACAAACAAGTGGAAAACTGCGAGCGATGATGAGaatgatgataatgataaaGATGACAATTCGTGCTGTGTAGGGTCGAGTTCTGATAGAACTATTCTTGGTTTGCCTCCAACAGGTCCATTAAAGATAGAAGATGTTAAAAATGCGTAAGAGCTTTAGGTTTCTTGTACCATACATATCATTCACACATTACAAACTGCTGATATCTCTTT from Cicer arietinum cultivar CDC Frontier isolate Library 1 chromosome 5, Cicar.CDCFrontier_v2.0, whole genome shotgun sequence carries:
- the LOC101501928 gene encoding uncharacterized protein isoform X1 — encoded protein: MQITRWRNFLSMKNHIIPSVSHFSAFHSTPCSCHKWKSNPDIGGQKPSKVPCANGLNLGLTKFPNKKISEIRTKQNQIKFVTRQKRADAKKALKHLLYNSGSSKFSFEDKETKRKHDGNSGDRSNSYSNNGQPKSGQRFGGKPQKKTTRKIRRESFCEDVDGHPEQIFQATFGNRWYTWSFSNMRGSSSEQSTYGFEWRENASRTNKWKTASDDENDDNDKDDNSCCVGSSSDRTILGLPPTGPLKIEDVKNAFRLSALKWHPDKHQGPSQAIAEEKFKLCLNAYKTLCSALSPA
- the LOC101501928 gene encoding uncharacterized protein isoform X2; this encodes MQITRWRNFLSMKNHIIPSVSHFSAFHSTPCSCHKWKSNPDIGGQKPSKNQIKFVTRQKRADAKKALKHLLYNSGSSKFSFEDKETKRKHDGNSGDRSNSYSNNGQPKSGQRFGGKPQKKTTRKIRRESFCEDVDGHPEQIFQATFGNRWYTWSFSNMRGSSSEQSTYGFEWRENASRTNKWKTASDDENDDNDKDDNSCCVGSSSDRTILGLPPTGPLKIEDVKNAFRLSALKWHPDKHQGPSQAIAEEKFKLCLNAYKTLCSALSPA
- the LOC101501928 gene encoding uncharacterized protein isoform X3, translating into MNQIKFVTRQKRADAKKALKHLLYNSGSSKFSFEDKETKRKHDGNSGDRSNSYSNNGQPKSGQRFGGKPQKKTTRKIRRESFCEDVDGHPEQIFQATFGNRWYTWSFSNMRGSSSEQSTYGFEWRENASRTNKWKTASDDENDDNDKDDNSCCVGSSSDRTILGLPPTGPLKIEDVKNAFRLSALKWHPDKHQGPSQAIAEEKFKLCLNAYKTLCSALSPA